In a single window of the Olivibacter sp. SDN3 genome:
- a CDS encoding nucleoside deaminase, whose product MKYINFEDTADTISDEFFMKEALKEAQKAFDADEIPIGAIVVHGGNIIARGHNLTETLNDVTAHAEMQALTAAANYIGGKYLKDCTLYVTVEPCVMCAGASYWAQVQRIVFGAKDDKRGYTSISENIIHPKTTIIKGVLDTACSSLMRKFFELKR is encoded by the coding sequence ATGAAGTACATTAATTTTGAAGATACCGCTGATACGATATCAGATGAGTTTTTTATGAAAGAAGCGTTAAAAGAAGCGCAAAAAGCTTTTGATGCCGATGAAATTCCTATAGGAGCTATAGTTGTTCATGGCGGAAATATTATTGCAAGGGGACATAACCTTACGGAAACTTTAAATGATGTAACGGCCCATGCAGAAATGCAAGCGCTTACGGCGGCAGCTAACTATATTGGTGGAAAGTATCTGAAAGATTGTACATTATATGTCACTGTTGAGCCTTGTGTAATGTGTGCCGGTGCGTCGTATTGGGCGCAGGTACAACGGATTGTTTTTGGCGCAAAAGATGATAAAAGAGGCTACACGTCCATTTCCGAAAATATCATACATCCTAAAACTACCATTATCAAAGGTGTTCTAGATACAGCATGTAGTTCTTTAATGAGAAAATTTTTTGAATTAAAAAGGTAA
- a CDS encoding tRNA-binding protein — MQQEINWNDFEKVDLRVGTILEVQDFPEARKPAYKLSIDFGPAIGVLKSSAQITRHYTKEDLVGKQIIGIVNFPKKQIANFFSECLVTGFADEHGDIVLSTVASTVPNGAKLI; from the coding sequence ATGCAACAAGAGATAAACTGGAACGATTTTGAAAAAGTAGACCTTCGTGTCGGTACGATATTAGAAGTGCAGGATTTTCCTGAAGCACGTAAACCAGCTTATAAACTAAGTATAGATTTTGGCCCGGCAATTGGCGTGCTTAAAAGTAGCGCGCAGATTACTAGGCATTATACGAAAGAGGATCTCGTTGGAAAGCAAATTATAGGAATAGTCAATTTTCCAAAAAAACAAATAGCTAATTTTTTTTCCGAATGTCTAGTTACAGGATTTGCTGACGAGCATGGAGATATTGTTTTGAGTACAGTTGCTAGCACTGTTCCCAATGGGGCAAAGTTGATATAA